ACGTCTTTCAGGCTGCCTCCCTGGGGACCATGATCGAGGAGTATCCTCGTGGCATCGATGATCGTAAGGTGGCTCCTGACAGTGCGATTTATATCAGCGAGGGCGTCGTCCATGTTCCGGTGGATATATCCCCTGTTTCCGCCCATTATACCCATCATATTCTTCAGCCCCAGCGTTAATCTCGTCAGCCCGTGGTGTTTCGCGATAGGGACATTGATCAGGACATCCGCGGACAGCGCCTCATCGTAGAGCTCCCATTCTTTGAGGAAGGCGCCATTGATCTTTGTGTTCCTGAAACGTTCCCGCTCGACGTGTTTCATCTCCACATTTTTCAGACCCTTCAGGATGTCCTGGATGCCGCTGTTCTCATAACACCTCCGGGGGTCATTACAGGGAATATCAAATACCTTTACCCTTTTTGCCCCTGCCTTTACGCATTCTTCAACGACTGCCTTTACGACAAGAGGGTGGGTGGTAGCGGCGTATTCCGGTTTTCTGTCCCAGCCGATATTCGGTTTGACGACGACGGTGTTCCCGGGCTTTACGAAACTCCGCATGCCGCCGAGCGCAGAGATAACGTTTCTCGTGATTGCCCCGTAGTCCTGTCCTTCAGCAAGCGCGACGACGGAAGTCCCCTGGGCGAACACCTCGCAGGATATCCCGCCGAACAGGCATGAACCAATGGCAACCTTCAGAAAATCCCTTCTTTTCATTGTTTAATAAATGTAACTATTCTGTTTTGTTTGTCAATAGCGGAGAGAATGGTTATATTATATACATGATCTTTGAAAAGGACATGGAAAGGCGTAAATTTATACAGCTCGTCAGCGCCTTCGGTGTATCCTGTCTCATCCCCTTCTCGTTAGATGCAAAAGAGGCGCAGCGCATACTCGACAACGAGGACAGGGAAGGCTTTTACATACGGTTCATCAAGCCCATAAAGCCTGTTGACCCTGCAAAGTGGGTATTGAAGGTCAGCGGGTTGTGTGAGAATCCGCAGAGCTTCAATCTCGCGGCAGTCAAAAAACTCTTAAAAGATACCCAGGTATCGCGGATGAAATGCGTGGAGTCCTGGTCGAGCAAGGCAAAATGGGGTGGATTTCGGGCAAAGACGCTCTTTGATGTTGTAAAACCTAAAAAACAGGCAAGGTTTCTCTATTTTTATGCTGCAGACGATTATTATGAGTATATTCCCCTCGGGGAACTGTTAAAACCGCGGGTCCTCTTTGTCTACGAGATGGATAACGCTCCTCTGCCGGATATCCATGGCGGGCCCCTCCGGTTGATCATGCCGTCGAAATACGGCTATAAGAGCGTCAAAACCATTGTGAGCCTTGAATTTGTGGAGAAAGAAGGCACAGGATACTGGTCAAAGTTCGGGTACTCACGGGATGCAACGATACAGCCCGGCACAGATCACGCCCTCGATCTGAAGGAATACNNNNNNNNNNNNNNNNNNNNNNNNNNNNNNNNNNNNNNNNNNNNNNNNNNNNNNNNNNNNNNNNNNNNNNNNNNNNNNNNNNNNNNNNNNNNNNNNNNNNCCTTGACGGGCAGCGCCCCCACTGGGACAGCAAACTTTTAGATATCCCCGATATGTTCGGCCGGGGTCCAAGCGAAACAGCACGAATCGCCAGCGAAATTTTTCATAGAGATGGTGCCAGAAGTATCCTTGAGCTCGGAGGAGGGCAGGGAAGAGATACGGTGTTTTTTGCAGAGAATGGTTTTTCAGTCCATGTGATTGATTACTCGGAAAGCGGCATCCGTCTAATACGTGAAAGGGCGGAAAATATTGGTCTTTCGGGATTGGTGATGGCCAGTGTCCATGATGTGCGACTCCCCCTGCCTTTTCCCGACCGGTCCTTTGATGGGTGTTTCGCGCACATGCTTTATTGTATGGCCCTCACAACTGCCGAACTCGAGTTTCTCGCCGGCGAGGTCCGGAGGATTTTGAAGCCCGGTGGGTTTCATGTTTACACTGTCAGAAATACTAAAGACCCGCATTATGGAAAGGGCGCTCAACATGGAGAAGACATATATGAGATGAACGGGTTTATTGTCCATTACTTCAGCAGAAAGAAAATAGACGATCTCGCGAAAGGTTATGTGGTTGTCAACGTTGAAGAATGTGAAGAGTCGAGACTCCCAAAAAAACTTTTCAGGGTCACGCTGCGGAAGAGCGTGTAAACCCAGATGCTCATCCTGATGGAAAATCCGGGGTAAATACATCGAATAAAGCTGTCATATATTCGCTTTGCGCGAAGCGCTATGCGCATAGCGTGAAAGCCTTACAGCGTTGACAGCCTCTTTAACGCATCGAGTTTCTCCCTGTCGCCGATCTTTGCCCTGTCTATGCAGGTTTGCAGAAAATCTATCGAATGTTCATAGGTCTTTTTATCGACAGGGAAGGGATGCCCGTCTTTACCGCCGTGGGCAAAACTGAAACGAGCGGGGTCCCTGAAGCTTGGAGGTGCCTGATAGACGAGCTCAGCGATAAGGGCAAGGGCTGAAATGGTTCGCGGTCCCACACCCTGTACCTGGATGAGATCTTTAAAATCTTCAGACTGTGACTCATGAAGGGTCCTGAATGCCTTATAGAGGCGTTTCTCGTTTACATCCTTTGCAGAGATATAATGACGCTCAGGCATAGTGAGGGCAATATCTTTCCACATCCTGATCATGGTATCGGGGTTCTCTCTCGTGAAATCTACGGCAGCATCCCTCGCGCTGCCGCTTTCTCCTGCAACAAAATTAAGGACATCGCCCCTATCGTTACAGGTGATACCTGTATGGGGGTCCGATGTAAGATCGAGGTTATCCCTTGACAGCCACTGATAGCGTCGTGCATCCTTCTTCTCCCCGTTCATCCCCTGCTGGATGATTGCCCATTCACCTTTCGTCGTAAAGATAAAGGTATGGTGATACAGGTTGTATCCGTCCTGTATTGCTGCATTGTCGATCTTTGCACAGAGGCGGCTTAACGACGTGAGATACCGGGTATCAGTTCCCCATTTTTCCCCGTATTGTTCTATCTCCGCGGGTGTATTAATTGCCCGTTTTGCCTTTCCGCCGCAGACCGCCAGGGGTATGTCTTCACCGAGAAGGGCGATCCCTTCTTTGAGCGCCCCGCAGAGTGTCGTGGTCAGGCCGCTGCTGTGCCAGTCAAAACCGGCTGCGCAACCAAAGGCCTGAAACCAGACCGGGTCTGCTATCCTGGCCAGGAACTCCTGCGGTCCGAATTCGAAGAGAATAATCTCCGTCAGGGCAGCGGAGAAACGCTTCATTTTTTGAAAGAGCCAGGGAGGGGCCTTCCCGTAATGGAGTGGGAGTGAAGTGACGGAACGTTTCATGGTCACCCTAAAGCAGGCTCACAGCGAACATAATGGTATATAGTATCTCGTATCTCGTATATCGTATATAGTATATAGTATATAGTATATAGTATACCGTATAT
This is a stretch of genomic DNA from Syntrophorhabdaceae bacterium. It encodes these proteins:
- a CDS encoding DUF362 domain-containing protein; the protein is MKRRDFLKVAIGSCLFGGISCEVFAQGTSVVALAEGQDYGAITRNVISALGGMRSFVKPGNTVVVKPNIGWDRKPEYAATTHPLVVKAVVEECVKAGAKRVKVFDIPCNDPRRCYENSGIQDILKGLKNVEMKHVERERFRNTKINGAFLKEWELYDEALSADVLINVPIAKHHGLTRLTLGLKNMMGIMGGNRGYIHRNMDDALADINRTVRSHLTIIDATRILLDHGPQGGSLKDV
- a CDS encoding molybdopterin-dependent oxidoreductase; translated protein: MIFEKDMERRKFIQLVSAFGVSCLIPFSLDAKEAQRILDNEDREGFYIRFIKPIKPVDPAKWVLKVSGLCENPQSFNLAAVKKLLKDTQVSRMKCVESWSSKAKWGGFRAKTLFDVVKPKKQARFLYFYAADDYYEYIPLGELLKPRVLFVYEMDNAPLPDIHGGPLRLIMPSKYGYKSVKTIVSLEFVEKEGTGYWSKFGYSRDATIQPGTDHALDLKEY
- a CDS encoding class I SAM-dependent methyltransferase is translated as LDGQRPHWDSKLLDIPDMFGRGPSETARIASEIFHRDGARSILELGGGQGRDTVFFAENGFSVHVIDYSESGIRLIRERAENIGLSGLVMASVHDVRLPLPFPDRSFDGCFAHMLYCMALTTAELEFLAGEVRRILKPGGFHVYTVRNTKDPHYGKGAQHGEDIYEMNGFIVHYFSRKKIDDLAKGYVVVNVEECEESRLPKKLFRVTLRKSV
- a CDS encoding DUF763 domain-containing protein, producing MKRSVTSLPLHYGKAPPWLFQKMKRFSAALTEIILFEFGPQEFLARIADPVWFQAFGCAAGFDWHSSGLTTTLCGALKEGIALLGEDIPLAVCGGKAKRAINTPAEIEQYGEKWGTDTRYLTSLSRLCAKIDNAAIQDGYNLYHHTFIFTTKGEWAIIQQGMNGEKKDARRYQWLSRDNLDLTSDPHTGITCNDRGDVLNFVAGESGSARDAAVDFTRENPDTMIRMWKDIALTMPERHYISAKDVNEKRLYKAFRTLHESQSEDFKDLIQVQGVGPRTISALALIAELVYQAPPSFRDPARFSFAHGGKDGHPFPVDKKTYEHSIDFLQTCIDRAKIGDREKLDALKRLSTL